Sequence from the uncultured Flavobacterium sp. genome:
AAATAAAACAATTGATGGATTTTTTCCTTGCTTTAAAACAGGCAGGTATTGCTGAATTACTCTTACGGCTCCAATGACATTAATTTCAAAATCATCTCTGAAATCGTTAGTACTCAGACTTAAAATGGGCTTCAGATTGATCGATCCGGGACAATAAATTAAAGCATCAATACTTTCGATTTCAGGCAATACATCTTGCAGAACATCGATCGAAAAATGAACTAAATTAGGATGCGAAATATCAGGTGTTGTCCTGCTGATATTATAAACAAAATTATTTTCTAATTGCTGTAGCAAAATAGCACTGCCAATTCCTTTACTGCCTCCGATAATTACAATTTTATCCATTTCCGTTCGACTTTAAAAATTTAGTATTGCTGTTTTGTTAGTTGGCATTAGTTGCATTTATATGTTAAAGATAATAATTGTTTAACAATTATTATTAAATGTTAAACAAAATAATATTTTAATTATCTTCGTAAAAGAACTTTTGTCTATTACATTTATAATTTAAAAAAAGTTCATAATCATTATTTAATGCAATAAGTAATTTTATGAAAAATAAAAAAATTAGTTTCTCTGATGTTGAATTAGATCGTATTCTAGAAATGGCCTGGGAGGATCGAACTACTTTTGATACTATAGAGCTTCAGTTTAATTTATCAGAAGCGGATGTAAAAGTGGAGTTGATACCTTATTTGCGACTAAAAGCTTAGGCAGTATTTATCTGAATTTGTAAAAAATGATGATATATTGCCTAAAATTTCTGACTGCCAGCTAATTTTATTCCTGCTAATTTTAACAGCATGAAAAATACAAGGAGAACCTTTACTTTAAGCTTTAAGATTCTGGCCGCTTCCATGAGCATCCATTGCTGAAGAGTCTGTGACGTGGCAAGAGAACTCAACATCAGTACAAATACCCTTCAGCACTGGAAGAAGCTTTACCAGGAAGGCAGATTTACCATAAAGAAAACTTCAGCTGAAATATCCCATAAAAATGAGCTGCAGAAGCTTCGGAAACAGATAAAAGAATTAGAAATTGAAAGGGACATCCTAAAAAAGGCTCAAAATATCTTCTCCAAGAGCGGCAGGTGAAATATGAATTCATCAGAGAAAATGCTGAAATATTTCCTGTCGAGAAGATGTGCCGGATTTTTCAGATCCACAAAAGCAGTTTCTTCCGCTGGAGGAAAAGAACACCCACATCAAAGTCTGTGCGGAAAGCCCATATAATAAAAGAAATTATAAGAATTTACCACTGGAGCCAATGCCGATACGGAAGCCCGAGAATTGCTAAAGAATTAGATTCCATCGGGATAAAAGTTTCCAGAAAATTTGTAGGGCAGATTATGAAGGAAAACCATCTGAGAAGCATTGCAAAATCTAAATATAAAAAGACTACAAACCCACCCCGTAATAACAGATCAGCAGAAAACAGATTAGAACAGATTTTTAAGACATCCAGAAGAAACGAAATCTGGGTTTCTGATATCACCTACATCGAAACAGATGAAGGCTGGATCTATCTCACTGTGGTGATAGACCTTTTTGACCGTAAAGTGATCGGCTGGTCAATCAGCGAAACAATGAGAGCAAAAGATACAAGCATCACCTCTTTAACGAAAGCTCTTTTAAATCGTCCATTGCAGAACAATCAGGAACTACTCTTTCACTCAGACCAAGGAAAGCAATATGCCTGCCGTGAATTTATTGCTTTATTAGCCACAAATAAAATAACCCAAAGCATGAGCCGAAAAGGAAACTGCTATGATAACGCGATAGCAGAAAGCTTCTTCAAGACATTAAAGGTAGAACTGGTATACCAAAATAAATATAAGACTAAAGAGAAAGCAGAAAAATCAATAACCGATTATATCGAGAACTTTTACAACACCTGCAGGAGACATTCTGCACTCGGAAACTTAACCATCGAAGAGTTTCAGAATCAGCAGGCAATTAAATAATAGCTTTTCTTATGATGCTAGAGTTAAACTGGGTGCACAATCGATGCATTTAGATTTAACAAGAACTGATAATACTGTATTAAAACAATTTGAAGGCTCAAGTTCGAAACATTACTAGCCCAACAATTCTGTCGACAGGGTCGGCAGAATTTATTTTCCATATTCAAATGTTTTCAAAATTAGATTATATTCATTAAATTAGCAGTATGGATAAAGAAGCAGAATCAGGACTCGATTTTATAATTGACAAATTAACAAACTCAATAGAAAACGTGATTACTGGAGATAGTTTTCAGACTGAAATTTCTATTCTCCAAAATTCTGATTTAAAGTCTTTAACAAAGAAAAATGGCTGGCTTTTTAATTGGAATGAAGAATTTAAAAATCCAATTAGAGATGTTTATAAACTTACAATCTTTGGAAATTCAAAAATAATTCAAGGTCTTATCAGCTTAGAAGTTAAGTCAGATCATGTCTATATGCATCTTGTTGAAAGTGCTCCATTCAATAAAGGACAAACAAAGGTTTATGCTGGTGTAGCTGGTAATCTAGTTGCTTATGCTTGTAAATTATCTTTTCAGCGCGGTCACGATGGAAATGTTTCTTTTCTTTCAAAATCGCAATTAGTTGATCATTATGAAAAAACACTTGGAGCATTCCATTTCGGTGGTAGAATTATGATAATTGAAACAAAATCAGCTTTGAAATTAATCAATAAATATTTTCAAAATAAATAATTATGAAAACTAAAAAATTAGATTTAGATATAGACAGTATTGGTGGACTAAGTTCTCTAACATTAGCTGAAGAAAAAGCTTTAAGCGATTTTTTTCAAAAGAAAAAACTAACAAAAAAGAAAACTGAGAAAAAGAAATTAATACTTAAAAATTAGAACGGTTCTGTCGCATCTATCAGAATCAGATATAAGAATTTAAGTAATTTAAAATTTAGCCCGCCAATTTACAGAATGATTTAAACATAGATATCCCGGGTTTGACCATCTGATTCTTTCTTAGCATATGCACAACTTCAATTCCACTCAATGTTCGTTTTGCCGATTCAAAACTTTTAAAACCTAATCCGTTTTGTATGCGCCATTTTATAAATCGATGGTCCTGTTCGACAATATTGTTGAGATATTTACACTGTCGGATTTTAATCTTTGAGAATGAACGTTTGTTATAGACTTTGATCGCTGCTGTATTAGAACCGCTTTTATCAATGTTTATTACTCTTGGCCGGAAATTATTACCAATTGCTTTAATTAGAAAAGACTGAGCGCTCATTCTTTGTCTTTTTCTGGTCAAAAGAAAGTCAACCGTATGGCCTAATTTATCTACTGCTCGATATAAATAACACCAAATTCCTTTTACTTTGATATAGGTCTCATCCAATCTCCAGCTCGCCCCCACTCTGCCTTTTCTCTTCTTCATCTCTGCCTCAATGAAAGGCGTAAACTTATAAACCCAGCGTTGGATAGTGGCATGATCAACAATCACACCCCTAATCTTCATTATTTCTTCAACTTCACGATAACTAAGTGTAAATCTTAATTTAAAATACACTGCCTGAAGAATTATGTATTTTGGATAACAATGACCTTTAGTATTCATCTTTTGATCGGTTTAAAATTCTAAAGATAAAAGTTATTCCCAGATGCGACAGAACCAAAATTTACACTTCAAAAAACATTAACCTGAAATGAAAAAGCCAAAGCAAAAAAATCTCGCACTGTTATGCAGTATTGCTATTACGGGCATCCTGTTCACCTGCTGCACTTCGGTAAAGGAATATCAAAAAGGAAAAATCAACGATTCTGAAATGGTGCTTTCTAACAGAAAAATCGAAAAGACAGAACTCAGTTTTCAATCCTACCGTGAAGGAGCTTCCGGAGCAAATTCAGGAAAAAGCGGCGGTGGCTGCGGTTGTAACTAATTTTCATGCCTTAAAAAATGAAAAGAATATTCATAACAGGATTTGCTTTATTGGCGCTATTTCAGGTAAGAGCACAAAATGTTCGTACTGATTCTACCAGTTACAAAAGCAAAAAATTAAAATTGGAAGAAGTTAATCTAGTTTCGAGCTATTATAAACAGGACGGAAACAATTCAGCCGTTACGGGCGGAATTGGTTCTGAACATCTAACCGACATTGCAAACACAATAG
This genomic interval carries:
- a CDS encoding SDR family oxidoreductase, whose translation is MDKIVIIGGSKGIGSAILLQQLENNFVYNISRTTPDISHPNLVHFSIDVLQDVLPEIESIDALIYCPGSINLKPILSLSTNDFRDDFEINVIGAVRVIQQYLPVLKQGKNPSIVLFSTVAAKLGMPFHASIAAAKSGVEGLVKSLGAELAPTIRINAIAPTITDTSLTASILRNDRMKENMMERHPMKNYLKPEEVAQMANYLISENARSISGQIFQMDYGLVSFKL
- a CDS encoding DUF2805 domain-containing protein, giving the protein MKNKKISFSDVELDRILEMAWEDRTTFDTIELQFNLSEADVKVELIPYLRLKA
- a CDS encoding IS3 family transposase yields the protein MKYEFIRENAEIFPVEKMCRIFQIHKSSFFRWRKRTPTSKSVRKAHIIKEIIRIYHWSQCRYGSPRIAKELDSIGIKVSRKFVGQIMKENHLRSIAKSKYKKTTNPPRNNRSAENRLEQIFKTSRRNEIWVSDITYIETDEGWIYLTVVIDLFDRKVIGWSISETMRAKDTSITSLTKALLNRPLQNNQELLFHSDQGKQYACREFIALLATNKITQSMSRKGNCYDNAIAESFFKTLKVELVYQNKYKTKEKAEKSITDYIENFYNTCRRHSALGNLTIEEFQNQQAIK
- a CDS encoding IS6 family transposase encodes the protein MNTKGHCYPKYIILQAVYFKLRFTLSYREVEEIMKIRGVIVDHATIQRWVYKFTPFIEAEMKKRKGRVGASWRLDETYIKVKGIWCYLYRAVDKLGHTVDFLLTRKRQRMSAQSFLIKAIGNNFRPRVINIDKSGSNTAAIKVYNKRSFSKIKIRQCKYLNNIVEQDHRFIKWRIQNGLGFKSFESAKRTLSGIEVVHMLRKNQMVKPGISMFKSFCKLAG
- a CDS encoding DUF4266 domain-containing protein, whose amino-acid sequence is MKKPKQKNLALLCSIAITGILFTCCTSVKEYQKGKINDSEMVLSNRKIEKTELSFQSYREGASGANSGKSGGGCGCN